The proteins below come from a single Rosa rugosa chromosome 2, drRosRugo1.1, whole genome shotgun sequence genomic window:
- the LOC133733544 gene encoding uncharacterized protein LOC133733544, protein MAVAMALEEEQGRRVNKRNHNLRKNQGKLLFGAKVEVRSKEEGFQGSWHPGTVTACTKGCRKVEYDHILCDDESANLVDAVYVSPILDGIDSVTDEQSNYHRGSIRPKPPKIEVGAWGLPYGICVDVYHQDAWWEGVVFDHEDGLEKRKIFFPDLGDELTTGIDTLRITQDWDEVTENWQRRGTWIFLELIEQYEQERYIAVSVKQVWYDVRLKEGFEKVRQWTSPMRYLWEELVLEVIDDNLSITADELFQVLEVSGCLSRGFQVEFESAQCVLDADMNSKSYTTHSLAIVPVGNTLDSNLLVDHDDFMKNVLDCRAGIADEQSEGLSIIERTSRQNFNGTSSAKSDISSDGICVTKSKGRRTANWLPVELHKESCPSAVDKYLGKGRLPSGELQTAVRKHLLYLGWKVEYMIDKGRMRYRYLSPDGEPEYSLIKVCSNLRKSSKDSQFAISQDAPQCLHGSPGQLLVTEEPQEIQHPNYCPQQVASPFSNSKLHPEVFIYKPEYCPQAVVAYVDSPIRGPRSLRVKTMRSKAKKHLSAVGWEFYYSEIRSSNSLRFKSPKGNVYNSLLDACKVCMDEENSERRPAECRYVIDEDEAHLIKKKIFSVANRKCKRNRIRSLLNSGPHLLHECPKDQCANPPKLKRRKASASSSGFRNGSGVSQPTRVLRSSKRVQEVVTPTSTHQNPRTVLSWLIDNNVVLPREKVHYCSRKGGPSMAEGKISREGIKCSCCQKVFTLSCFESHAGFNETHAGCSNHRPASNIFLDDGRSLLDCQMQIILERRKRTCRTEPRHRMKGNRVRGESDYICTVCHYGGDLILCDECPSSFHKSCVGLKDVPDGEWFCPSCCCGLCGQRKLKEDKEPIMHSDFLTCGQCEHKYHTGCLRKGGVDMSESDSKGNWFCSKNCKKISLGLHKLLGKQFPAGVGNLTWSLLKSMKSDSDDATEPDNDAITESFSRLSIALDVMHECFEPVKEPLTRRDLAEDIIFSRGSNLNRLNFQGFYTVLLERNDELITVATVRIYGKKVAEVPLVATRFQYRRLGMCRVLMNLLEKMLMDLGVERLVLPAVPSVLNTWTTAFGFSRMTESERLQFLDHTFLDFQDTIMCQKLLMKISPAEPSLLKGTQPNISGSGDNIDLDGSSSVSEVCQLEKTEDSQTVFQGLESAAGKRRACVDKNCPEFKQYKRMRKSNLAAIVI, encoded by the exons ATGGCGGTGGCCATGGCCCTTGAAGAAGAACAGGGCCGGCGTGTTAATAAGAGAAACCATAATTTGAGAAAAAATCAAGGGAAGTTACTTTTTGGTGCCAAAGTTGAG GTGAGGAGTAAAGAAGAAGGGTTTCAGGGCTCGTGGCACCCTGGGACTGTCACTGCATGCACCAAAGGTTGTCGTAAAGTAGAATACGATCATATTCTTTGTGATGATGAGTCTGCTAATCTTGTGGATGCTGTTTATGTTTCTCCCATATTGGATGGCATTGATTCTGTAACTGATGAGCAGAGTAATTACCATCGCGGAAGTATAAGGCCAAAGCCGCCTAAGATTGAGGTAGGGGCATGGGGTCTTCCCTATGGAATCTGTGTGGATGTGTATCATCAGGATGCATGGTGGGAAGGTGTGGTTTTTGATCATGAAGATGGTTTAGAAAAGAGGAAGATCTTCTTTCCGGATTTGGGAGATGAACTAACAACTGGAATTGACACTTTAAGAATTACTCAGGACTGGGATGAGGTTACAGAGAATTGGCAGCGACGTGGGACTTGGATATTTCTTGAGTTGATTGAACAATATGAGCAAGAGAGGTACATTGCTGTCTCTGTGAAGCAAGTTTGGTATGATGTTCGATTAAAAGAGGGCTTTGAGAAGGTCAGGCAGTGGACTTCTCCAATGAGATATCTATGGGAGGAGCTGGTGTTGGAGGTCATTGATGATAACTTAAGCATCACCGCGGATGAACTTTTTCAGGTGTTAGAAGTGTCAGGATGCTTGTCAAGAGGATTCCAGGTAGAGTTTGAGTCAGCTCAATGTGTCTTAGATGCTGATATGAATTCTAAATCATATACCACACACTCTCTTGCTATTGTACCTGTTGGCAACACATTGGATAGTAATTTGTTAGTTGATCATGATGATTTTATGAAGAATGTATTGGACTGTAGGGCTGGGATTGCTGATGAACAAAGTGAAGGTTTGTCGATCATTGAAAGGACCTCCCGACAAAACTTCAATGGAACTTCTTCTGCCAAATCTGATATTAGCAGTGATGGAATTTGTGTTACTAAATCCAAAGGCAGAAGAACAGCAAATTGGCTACCTGTGGAACTTCATAAAGAGTCTTGCCCTAGTGCTGTTGATAAGTACTTGGGTAAGGGACGGCTGCCTTCAGGGGAGTTACAAACAGCTGTTAGGAAGCATCTTTTATATTTGGGTTGGAAAGTAGAGTATATGATAGATAAGGGCAGAATGAGATACCGGTACTTGTCGCCTGATGGAGAACCCGAATACTCTCTTATTAAAGTGTGCAGTAACTTGAGAAAGTCCTCGAAAGATTCACAATTTGCAATCTCTCAAGATGCACCTCAGTGTTTGCATGGTTCACCTGGACAGCTTCTTGTCACTGAAGAACCACAAGAGATTCAGCATCCTAATTATTGTCCTCAACAGGTAGCGTCTCCTTTTTCCAATTCCAAGTTACATCCTGAGGTATTTATTTACAAACCCGAATATTGCCCTCAAGCAGTTGTGGCATATGTAGACTCTCCCATAAGGGGACCCAGAAGTTTGAGAGTAAAAACAATGCGGTCTAAAGCAAAGAAGCACCTCTCTGCTGTGGGGTGGGAGTTCTACTACTCAGAAATAAGATCATCAAATAGCTTGCGCTTCAAATCTCCCAAAGGAAATGTATACAACTCACTTCTGGATGCCTGCAAAGTCTGTATGGATGAAGAAAATTCTGAAAGAAGACCTGCTGAATGCAGGTATGTCATTGACGAAGACGAGGCCCacttaattaagaaaaaaatattttctgtAGCAAATAGAAAATGCAAAAGGAATAGAATTCGTAGCTTGTTAAACAGTGGACCTCACTTGCTTCACGAATGCCCAAAGGATCAATGTGCTAACCCTCCAAAGTTGAAAAGGCGAAAGGCATCTGCATCTTCCTCTGGGTTTAGAAATGGTTCTGGTGTTAGTCAGCCAACTCGTGTGCTCAGGTCAAGCAAACGAGTCCAGGAAGTGGTTACTCCTACTTCCACACACCAGAATCCCCGCACTGTCTTATCTTGGTTGATAGACAATAATGTGGTTTTGCCAAGGGAAAAAGTACATTATTGTAGCAGAAAGGGTGGTCCTTCAATGGCAGAAGGGAAAATAAGTAGAGAGGGGATCAAGTGCAGCTGTTGCCAAAAGGTGTTTACTCTTAGCTGCTTTGAGAGTCATGCTGGCTTCAATGAGACTCATGCTGGCTGCAGTAACCACAGACCTGCTTCCAATATTTTTCTGGATGATGGTAGGTCTCTCTTGGATTGCCAGATGCAAATTATACTTGAAAGAAGGAAGAGGACTTGTAGAACAGAACCACGCCATAGGATGAAGGGAAATCGAGTTCGAGGCGAGAGTGATTACATATGTACTGTGTGTCACTATGGTGGTGATTTAATCTTATGTGACGAATGTCCGTCATCATTTCACAAGAGTTGCGTTGGGTTGAAG GATGTTCCAGATGGTGAGTGGTTCTGTCCATCTTGCTGTTGTGGATTATGTGGCCAAAGAAAACTCAAAGAAGACAAAGAACCTATTATGCATTCTGATTTTCTCACATGTGGTCAATGCGAGCACAAAT ATCACACTGGGTGCTTGAGAAAAGGAGGTGTGGATATGTCGGAAAGTGATTCAAAAGGAAATTGGTTTTGCAGCAAGAATTGTAAAAAG ATATCTTTGGGCCTCCACAAGCTTTTAGGGAAACAATTTCCAGCGGGTGTTGGCAATTTAACTTGGTCACTTCTGAAGTCCATGAAATCTGATAGTGATGATGCTACTGAACCTGACAATGATGCCATAACGGAGAGTTTTAGCAGGCTTAGTATTGCCCTTGATGTGATGCACGAGTGTTTTGAGCCTGTTAAGGAACCTCTTACCAGGAGAGATCTTGCAGAAGATATCATCTTCAGTAGAGG GTCAAATCTCAATCGCTTGAACTTTCAAGGGTTCTATACCGTGCTATTGGAAAGAAATGATGAGCTAATCACTGTGGCTACTGTAAG GATCTACGGAAAGAAGGTGGCCGAAGTACCTCTTGTTGCTACCAGATTTCAATATCGTCGACTTGGAATGTGTCGTGTGTTGATGAATTTACTTGAAAAG ATGCTTATGGATTTAGGTGTGGAGAGATTGGTTTTGCCCGCTGTCCCCAGTGTGCTAAACACATGGACTACCGCATTTGGGTTTTCAAGAATGACAGAGTCTGAGAGGCTACAGTTTCTGGATCATACTTTCCTGGATTTTCAGGATACCATTATGTGTCAGAAACTTTTAATGAAGATCTCTCCAGCTGAACCAAGCCTGTTGAAAG GAACACAGCCTAATATTTCTGGAAGTGGTGATAATATTGATCTTGATGGGTCCAGTTCTGTCTCTGAAGTGTGTCAACTGGAAAAAACAGAGGATAGCCAAACCGTATTCCAGGGACTTGA AAGTGCTGCAGGGAAAAGGAGAGCATGCGTTGATAAGAACTGTCCAGAGTTCAAGCAGTACAAGCGAATGAGGAAATCAAATTTGGCTGCCATAGTTATTTAG